The Desulfovibrio aminophilus genome segment GGAGCGGGCCTGGAGCAGGTCGCTCCTGGCCTTGGCCAAGTCGGTCTCGGCCACCTGGAGATCCTCGCGGGCGATCATGCCCTGGGCGTGCAGGGCCGAGCGCCGCTGGTGCAGGTCCTCGGCCAGGCGGCAGGCGGCCTGGGCCTTGTCCAATCCGGCGGAAAGGGCCTGCATGTCGATGTGGGCGATGACCTGTCCGGCGCGGACGAAGTCGCCCTCCTTCACCGGCACCTGCTCCACGCGGCCGTTGCGTTCGGCGGAGAGCCTGACGTCGTGCAGGGCCTCGGTCTCGCCGGGCAGGATGAGCAGGTCGCTCAGCGGGCGCGGAGCCACGGTCTCCAGCACGACCTTGATCTTCTTGCGTTCCACCGGCACGGAGGCCTGGGTCTTGGATTCCTCGCGGCAGGTGGCCAGCGCGGCGATGGCCGTCACGGCGGCCAGGGTCAGCAGGAGAAGCGACCTGCGCTTGCGGATGGCGGCCCACAGGCCGTTGGAATGGGTGCTCATGGGTGTCCTCAAAGCGGGTTCTTTTTCAAACCGGCGATGCCGGCAAGGGAAAAACGCGTGATCGTCTCGGCCAGGCGGTCCAGGGGCGGCATCTCCGGGGGCCGGCCGGGGCGCATCCGCTCCACGATGGGCCAGGCCACGGTGTAGAACAGCACCTGGCCCATGACGCAGGCTCCGGCGTCCTTGACCAGGTCGTCGTCCGGGGCGCGGCCCAGGAGTTCGGACAGGATGGTGAACAGCTCGTCCGTGTCCGGCCGTACGTGGCGTTCGACCACGCCGTCCAGGGCCGGGCTCGGGTGGGCCATTTCCAGGAGAAAGAGCGAGGACAGGGCCTGGCAGTGTTCTTCGTCCTCGCTGGCCAGGTTGCCGTATATCTCCCGCACGGAGCGGTGGATGAGGTGGCGCAGGCGTTCCTCGGCCGAGGCTCCGGCCGCCAGGCCGGGCAGGTCGCGGCCGCAATCCTTGGAGCAGGCGAAGACGAGCTCCAACACGGCCGCGTACAAGGCCTCCTTGCCGCCGAAGTGGTAGTTCACGGCGGCCACGTTGGCCCCGGCCGCCTGGCAGATCTCCCTCACCGTGGCCGATTGGAAGCCCTTGGCCCCGAAGACCCGCACGGCGGCCCGCAGCAGGGCCTGCTTGGTTTGTTCGCGCGACGCCGCATCCTGGGACATGATCCGATCTCCTGGAAAACATACGTTTGAAACAATAGTTTCAAACAATCATTTCAAAATGTCCAGCGTCTGTCAACGCCCCGGTTTCAAGGACCCCAGATGGGTTTCCAGCAGGGTTGCCAGGAGCCGGAGCTGGGCCTGGACATCGAAGCGCGGCTGCTTGAGCCCCAGGACCAGGACGCTGAAATAGAACGCGCCGAAGGCCAGGGCGGCCTCCCCTGGCGCGGTGCTTTCGGCCAGCTCCCCGTCGCGCATGGCCGCGGCGACCAGTTCCTCCACGGCCCGCAGGAAGTCCTGAAGCTGGGCGTCCAGGGCCTGGCCGTGCTCGCCGTCCAGGAAAAGCGCCTCGCGCACGAGGGTCCGGGCGAGCCCGGTGTCGGCGGCGTAGAAGGAGTAGAGGCTCTCCGCGACGTGCAGGAGCTGGGCCGCGACGCCGCGCGGCGGGAGCGTGGCCAGGGCCCGGCGGATGATCTCGCCCACGTCGTCCTGGAAGGCCGCCGCCAGCAGGGACGGCTTGTCCGGGAAGTAGGCGAAGATCGTGCCCAGGCCGATGCCCGCGCGGTCGGCCAGCCCGCGCATGGTGGTCCTGGCGTATCCCTTTTCCGCGAACAGGGCGTA includes the following:
- a CDS encoding CerR family C-terminal domain-containing protein is translated as MSQDAASREQTKQALLRAAVRVFGAKGFQSATVREICQAAGANVAAVNYHFGGKEALYAAVLELVFACSKDCGRDLPGLAAGASAEERLRHLIHRSVREIYGNLASEDEEHCQALSSLFLLEMAHPSPALDGVVERHVRPDTDELFTILSELLGRAPDDDLVKDAGACVMGQVLFYTVAWPIVERMRPGRPPEMPPLDRLAETITRFSLAGIAGLKKNPL
- a CDS encoding TetR/AcrR family transcriptional regulator, yielding MTLREKRKQDTRRAILDAAYALFAEKGYARTTMRGLADRAGIGLGTIFAYFPDKPSLLAAAFQDDVGEIIRRALATLPPRGVAAQLLHVAESLYSFYAADTGLARTLVREALFLDGEHGQALDAQLQDFLRAVEELVAAAMRDGELAESTAPGEAALAFGAFYFSVLVLGLKQPRFDVQAQLRLLATLLETHLGSLKPGR